The stretch of DNA ATCAGCAGGTTGCCGCCGCCCGAGGTCTGGCTGGCCGACTGGATCTGCGCGGCGAGGAAGAGGCCGCCGACGGCCGCCATGGTGGAGCAGATCGCGAAGACCGACATCCGCACCCAGGGCACGTTGATGCCGGCCCGGCGGGCGCCCTCGATGTTGCCGCCCAGCGCGAAGACCTTGCGCCCGTAAGCCGTGCGGCGCAGCACGAAGTCGAGCACCACCACGAAGACCAGGAAGACCAGCAGGGCCAGCGGCAGCCCCTTGTACTGGTTCAGGGTGTAGGCGGCCAGGAAGGCCACCACGGCCAGCACCGCCGTGCGCAGCACGATGTCGCTGACCGTCCGGTACGGCACTCCGGCGGCCTTGCGCCGCCGGGTGTCCACCAGGGCCGCGCCGGCGAACAGCACCACGGCCGCCGCGGCCAGCCCGTAGGCGGCGATCTGCTGCCCGTAGATGGTGGAGTAGAGCCGCGAGACGATGTCCTTGCCGCTCAGGTTGACGGTGCCGTTCGCGCCGAGCACCTGGAGCATCAGGCCGTTCCAGCCCAGGTTGCCGGCCAGGGTGACCACGAAGGCCGGCACCCCGATCCGGGCGAAGAAGAAGCCGTGCACCAGGCCGACCACGGTGCCGCCGAGGATCGCGCAGATCAGCGCCACCCACTGGTTGACCCCGTGCGTCACGTCCATCACCGCGAAGATCGCCGCGCAGAGGCCGCTGACCGAGCCGACCGAGAGGTCGATCTCGCCGAGCAGCAGCACGAAGACCACGCCGATCGCGATCAGGCCGGTGCCGACGATCTGCTGGGAGAGGTTGGAGAGGTTCTGGGCCGAGAGGAAGCTGCTGTTGAGGCTGCCGAAGACGGCCCAGATCACGATCAGGGCCAGCACCACCGGCAGCGAGCCGAGCTCACCGCTGGTGACCCGGCGGCGGAACTCCACCAGGTAGCCCTTGAGGCCCTCCTGGCGGACGATCAGCCGGGGGTCCACCGCCTGGGCGGCCCCGGCCGCCACCGGCACCGGGGCGTTGACCCCGCCGGTGGGCATCGAGTCCTCCGGCAGGTGCTTGCGGCCGCCCTCGTACCGGCCCTCCCCCTGCGGGGTCTGGTCGTCGGTCACCGCTCACCCTCCGCGCCACGGGCCTTCCGGCGGGTCACGGCGTTGTCCGTGGCGCCGGTGATGGCCGAGATGATCTCTTCCTGGCTGGTCGCCCGGCGCTCGAAGACGCCGTTGTTGCGACCGAGCCGCAGCACCGCGACGCGGTCGGCGACCGCCATCACGTCGGCCATGTTGTGGCTGATCAGGATCACCCCGAGGCCCTGGTCGCGGAGCCGCTCGACCAGGTCGAGCACCTGGGCGGTCTGCTCGACGCCGAGGGCGGCGGTCGGCTCGTCGAGGATGACCACCCTCGGCGAGCCGATCAGCGAGCGGGCGATCGCCACCACCTGGCGCTGGCCGCCGGAGAGCGAGGCGATCGGGATGCGCACGCTGGGGATCCGGATCGACAGCGTGTCGAGCAGGGTCCGGGAGCGCTTCTCCATCGCGACCTCGTCCAGGATGCCGAATCGCTTGAGCTCCCGGCCGAGGAAGAGGTTGCCCACCACGTCCAGGTTGTCGCAGAGCGCGAGGTCCTGGTAGACCGTGGCCACCCCGAGCTGCTGGGCGTCCTGCGGGCGGTGGATGGTGACCGGGCGACCCTCCCACTCGATCTCCCCGGCGTCCGGCTGGTTGACCCCGGCGATGGTCTTCACCAGGGTCGACTTGCCGGCGCCGTTGTCGCCCACCAGGGCGACCACCTCGCCGGCGTGCACCTCCAGCTCGATGTCGGTCAGCGCCTGGACGGCGCCGAACCGTTTGGAGACCCCGCGCAGGGCCAGGACCGGGGCGGCTGCGGTCGACACCTCGTCAGCCCCGGGTCACTTCACGCCGGCGGCGGTGCAGGCCGCGGCGAAGTCCGGGGTGCAGATCTGGGCGACGGTGTAGAGGCCGTCCTTGACCACGGTGGTCATGATGTTGGTCTTGTCCAGCACGATCGGGGTGATCAGGTTGGACTTGACCGTGGTGCCGCTGCCGCTGGTCGCGGTGGTCGGCGCCACCGAGGAGTCCAGCGCGGTGCCGTTGCCGAGGTTGACCGCCATGGTGGCCGCCGTCTCCGCCTCCGGCTTGTACGGCTTGTAGATCGACATGGTCTGGGTGCCCGCCACGATCCGCTGCACGGCGTCCAGTTGGGCGTCCTGACCGGTCAGCGGCACGCTCAGGTTGGCGGCCTTCAGCGCGGTCGCGATGCCGGCGGCCATCCCGTCGTTCGCCGAGTAGACGCCGACCACGCTCGGCCCGCTGATCGCGGTGATCGCGGCGGCGGCCTCCTGGTTGGCGTTGTTCGGGTCCCAGTTCGGGGTGTCGTACTCCTTGCCGATGGTCAGCTTGCCGTCGATCGCACTGTGCGCGCCCGCCTTGAACTGGCCGGCGTTCGGGTCGGTGGGCGAGCCGTTGATCATGATGATCTTGCCGCTGCCGGCCTTGCTGCCGACCGCCGTCACCAGGGCCTGGCCCTGCAGCTGGCCGACCTTGTTGTTGTCGAAGGACACGTACGCGTCCACCGGCCCCTGGGCCAGGCGGTCGTAGGCCACCACCTTGACGCCCGCGTCGTGCGCCTTCTGCACCGAGGACTGGATCGCCTTGGCGTCCACCGCGTCCAGGATCAGCACC from Kitasatospora sp. MMS16-BH015 encodes:
- a CDS encoding ATP-binding cassette domain-containing protein, producing the protein MSTAAAPVLALRGVSKRFGAVQALTDIELEVHAGEVVALVGDNGAGKSTLVKTIAGVNQPDAGEIEWEGRPVTIHRPQDAQQLGVATVYQDLALCDNLDVVGNLFLGRELKRFGILDEVAMEKRSRTLLDTLSIRIPSVRIPIASLSGGQRQVVAIARSLIGSPRVVILDEPTAALGVEQTAQVLDLVERLRDQGLGVILISHNMADVMAVADRVAVLRLGRNNGVFERRATSQEEIISAITGATDNAVTRRKARGAEGER
- a CDS encoding sugar ABC transporter substrate-binding protein codes for the protein MNLATRRTTMAITVVALALGAAACGSAKQSSGSGGASGGGAALKIGLLLPESKTTRYEQFDRPLIEAKLKALNPNVTIDYYNANQDATQQQTQVDTALTKGDKVLILDAVDAKAIQSSVQKAHDAGVKVVAYDRLAQGPVDAYVSFDNNKVGQLQGQALVTAVGSKAGSGKIIMINGSPTDPNAGQFKAGAHSAIDGKLTIGKEYDTPNWDPNNANQEAAAAITAISGPSVVGVYSANDGMAAGIATALKAANLSVPLTGQDAQLDAVQRIVAGTQTMSIYKPYKPEAETAATMAVNLGNGTALDSSVAPTTATSGSGTTVKSNLITPIVLDKTNIMTTVVKDGLYTVAQICTPDFAAACTAAGVK
- a CDS encoding sugar ABC transporter permease, whose translation is MPTGGVNAPVPVAAGAAQAVDPRLIVRQEGLKGYLVEFRRRVTSGELGSLPVVLALIVIWAVFGSLNSSFLSAQNLSNLSQQIVGTGLIAIGVVFVLLLGEIDLSVGSVSGLCAAIFAVMDVTHGVNQWVALICAILGGTVVGLVHGFFFARIGVPAFVVTLAGNLGWNGLMLQVLGANGTVNLSGKDIVSRLYSTIYGQQIAAYGLAAAAVVLFAGAALVDTRRRKAAGVPYRTVSDIVLRTAVLAVVAFLAAYTLNQYKGLPLALLVFLVFVVVLDFVLRRTAYGRKVFALGGNIEGARRAGINVPWVRMSVFAICSTMAAVGGLFLAAQIQSASQTSGGGNLLMNAIAAAVIGGTSLFGGRGSTWSALLGALVIGSIQSGMNIQGLSNAIQFMITGAVLLAAVVIDSLARRTQKASGRA